The DNA sequence TGATCTACTGGGCCATGAACTTATTCAAGTACATATTGCCGGTAAAAAGAACCCTCCAGGTGTAGTTACCGGACTAGCCTGGACACCTGTCGGTGGGGATATACTCTTCATTGAAGGGGCTTTTATGCCGGGAACAGGAAAACTCATGCTCACCGGACAATTAGGTGATGTGATGAAGGAATCTGCAAAGATTTCCCAGAGTTTAATCCGTTCACGACTGGCATTCAATTTAAAGAAAGCAGAATTTGAAAAAAAAGACCTGCACATACATGTTCCATCTGGAGCCATTCCTAAGGATGGTCCATCGGCAGGTGTGGCATTATTAACCACCATTGCATCTCTGGTAACCGGTCGTGAGGTGGATCCTAAATTGGCCATGACTGGAGAAATCTCCCTGAGAGGGGCAGTATTACCTGTAGGTGGAATTAAAGAAAAAGTACTCGCTGCCCACCGAGCAGGTATAAAAAAGGTTATATTACCTCAAGAAAACTTTAATGACTTGGATGAAGTACCAGATGATGTTAAAAAAGAAATTGAATTCATTACAGTTGAAACTGTTGAGGATGTAATTAACCAAACAATTGGCTTGGAACTTCCCAAACCCTTAATGATGGAGATGTCCCCAGACTCCCTCAGTGGAGGGGCTGGAACATAAGTCCAACTATGTAGTATAGGGTAAAACTAGAATTTTTTTATTCCCCAATACTTTATTATTTATGGGGATATTTTTTTTATTTTGAAATAAATAGTTATTCTCTTTTTTTTTAAAAAAACCATTTTCATGGTTTTATTTGTCACGAATAAAACTTTCTGTGAGCTTTTTTAACATTTTTTTCGTTTCACGATCATTATAGTATGGTTTTGTTTTTTCTTGTATGGATTGTTCTATTATCAGCATTTCGTTTAGCTTTTTTTGCAGTTCTTCATCCATGTTGGCGAATGATAAAACAGTGGACAAGTTATCAAAGTGTTCTGAGTAGACTAATTCTCCTCCGCACCGGCAACTTTCAAAATCATCAAGATGTTCTCCATCTTCTAACTGATAGTAACCCTTACATTCCCTGCAAATCACATAACCAATATTAACACTACCATTTTTGTCTAAAAAAAATTATTGTTTATTGATGACAATATTGTTATAATATTTAATTGTCAGTTCATTAATAATAAATCTTTCTTGTCAAAATCTGAATGAAATAGAAATAATCAAGAAATTTTTATATTCGCATTAAATATTACCAAAATTTATATTTTATAATAAAGATATAATACATCACTTGGGGGGTCATAATGCAAGTTAAAGGTGCTCACTATTACATTGAAAAGGGTATAGAAACTTGGTTAGATCGAAAAAACTATTTTGAGGCGATTAAACTATTTTCCCAAGCATTAGAACTTGAACCTCACAACCCTGATGCTCACCTCTTGAGAGGCGCAGTTTATGTTGATGTGGGTGACTTACAACTTGCTTTGAAGGATTACAATAAAGCTTTAAAATACAACCCTGAAAATATTGGTCTTTTTTTTGATAAAGGCACTGTCTTGTTCTATTTAGGCGAATACCCTAAGGCTATACATTCTTATGAAATATTTCTTAAAGATGAACCTCACGATGTTGATGCCTTGTATTTTAATGGCTTAGCCTACCATTTTCTGGGGAAAAATAAGACTGCTCAAAAATTAATTGATAAAGCACTGGGTTTAATTGAAAGATCTGATGATTTGTATCCCGATTTATGTAATGCGAAAGGAGAGATACTTTTTGACCTCAAAAAATACTCTAATTCCATCTCTTATTTCAATAAAGCTGTTGAATCGGATCCCACTTCTTTTATTGCTCTATATAATATAGGACGTGCATATTATGAAATGGGAAAACTTGATGAAGCCCTGAAATACATTGATGATGCTTTAATAATTGAGCCTAAAGAATGGGATCTACTCAATTATAAAGGTCTAATATTAATGGATATGGGTCGTAAGGATGAAGCAATAGATATCTTTGATAAGATAATCCAATTACATCCCATGTACTTCCCAGCATGGTACAATAAAGGGGTGACCCTGAAACAACTTAAAAGAACAAAAGAAGCTCTGGAACATTTTGAAGAAGCCATCAGATTGCTTTTAGATAAAAAACCCAATATAACCAAAGGAATGTGTTTGAAGAATTTATAGAATTGAAAACCGAGAAGAATTAATTCATAAGTGTTTGTTTAACAGAAACTTTTTTTTGAAGAATTTTTAACCACATTTTTTCTAATCATGTCTTTTTTTAACAAAAACATTAATTCAAGCTTTTTTTCAATGTGGTCACGATGATCTGAGGCCGTGCAAAGAATCGCACTGGCAATATAGTTGTTCCAATACCATTACTCACAATTAAGGTGGTGCCGTCTTCTTCTATGACTCCGGTCCTATATTTATCCCCATAAACCGAATGGGTGGTTGGTGCCCACATACCGAAAAAGGTAACTTGCCCACCATGGGTGTGTCCTGAAAAAACCAGATCAACCTTGGATTTATCCACAAGTGGAAAGTAGTCTGGGTTATGGGTTAGCAAAATAACAAAATCCTGGGATGACACCACAGAAGTGGTGTAACTTGGAAGTTGAACTCCATTGTTATAGTCTCCCACTCCACCAAGCCGGATCCTGGAACCATATTTTTTAATCCAAGTTCCCTTGTTACCAATATAGGTTATTCCATGCTGTGGAATTGCTTCAAGGGTGTTATATTGTGGGTCTTTATTCCCTAAAACAGCATAAACACCTAGAGGGGCTTTTAATTTTGACAGAGATTTAAAGGTAGGTTGCACATATTCTGAATCCCCATCTACATAATCTCCACCCAAAAGTATGAGATCTGGTTTAAGGGCATTAACCTGGTTAACCAGGCTATCAACACGATTCTGGTCGAAGGAAGTACCGGCATGAATGTCTGAAACAAAAACGATCCGTTTCCCATCAAACTCTGAGGGGATCTGATCTGATTCAATGGTTATTTCTTTGGTTTCAATCCAGTAAGGTTCGATTAACATGTAAGCAAGCAACACAGACGCGACTATAATAAGTAAACAACGTTTTTTAAGCAAATTGGCACCAACTATAAGTTTATTTTAAATTCATTGCATATAAGCTCTGTTTTCTATGAAAATTGGTTTTTAAATATAATACTGGCTTATGAACTAGAAACTTTGAATAAAATAGATTTTTCAAACATAATACATAATAATATTGATATTCAGCAAGTTATTTTTTTAACATTTCTAGATTATATATTTCAAAATTGAGGGGGTTTAAGAGTTTTAAATCAGATACTTGCAACACCTAAAACTTCACAACCTCAAGAACATAAGATAGTTGTTTATCTATCATGTTTAAAATATTAATACAAATTTTTAAGGGAGACGCAACGCCTAAGTCATTGATAAAAGAAAAAGTTAAGAAAAACCAAAATATTATACAATATACTTTGCATAAATACAATATGTAAAAGAAGAAACCAATGGAAAGATGCAGATTTATCTGGAAAAGGGATCTTGAAAAGATTTAAATCCCTTATTAGTTTTTTTTGGGGGGGGGTAGTATTTAGCTGTACTTCAACCACCTCTACAGGGAACATATTCAGTTTTCCAACTCTTCAGGTTAATGCTTCATCTTCTAAAGATATTAGTATTGTTGCAGAGTTTTGAGTAGATAGGCATTTGATGTACATGACCCATTCAAATATCGCTTACTTTCAGTTGTGGGATAAAACAACAAATTATAATTGCTGTAACTAGTAATGTAAGTGCCTCTACACGGAAAACAGATAGTAAAATTCATACTATAACAATAATATTTAAAAAGGCGATGAGTTCCTAACATCTAAGTACCAATGCACTTATGAAGGGCAGTGCGACTACTGTAGGCTTCTAAATAAACCATCTCCTTTCTAGTGTTGGACAAAATATCAAATCATATTGAAATTGATTATCACTTCAATTAGGGAGTTGAAAAGCTTGGCAAAAAGGAGATCGTACAGACCATATGCAGTTATTTTTCTTATTTTACCTTTGTTTTTAAGTTTAGGCAATGTTTCAGCAGCTCAATGGAATGTTGGAATTGGACAGGATTACAACAACATTCAAGAGGCAATATATAATGTAAATACTGCTGACGGAGATATTATAAACGTTTTCAATGGCACATACGAAGAAGATGTTGTGGTGAATAAAAACCTGATCATCAAGGCCAACAATAACGATACAGTTACATTAAAACCAGTAGATGTTGGTTTTAACATAGTAAACGACACCACAGGCAATGGTGGCGGAACAAAAATAACCGGATTTATCATCAACCTGATAAACGGCAGATTAGGTATGAACATCTCTGCAGACCATTGTATGATTGAAAATAATACCATAAATGGTGGGGAAAAAGGAATAATAACTATTGGAAACAACACGCTTATTAAAAGAAACAAAATATTTGGTGTATCAAATATCAGCATCCAGGCAGGTTATTCTTCAATTATAAACGAAGCTGGCAGCACTAAAATCATAATCCAAACTGCAAACAATACATTAGTGGACCGTAACCAGATTACCGGTGGATTAACCGGCATAGCTATTATGGGAAATAACAACATTGTCAGCAAAAACACCATATTCAACGTTTCAGACTCAGGTATAGCCCTTGTAGGGAGTTATCCTATCATTTCTGATAACAAATTATCCAATATGGTGGGTCCAGGATCAAAGATAGGAATAACAGTAGCAGCTTTAAACTTAGAGGGCACCACAGGCCTTACTATGAATAATAACATCCTCAATAACATTAGAAGTGCTGATAATAAAACCACTGGGATAGATATATATGCCATGAGCATGGACGCACAACTGGACGATATTATAGTTAAGGGAAATAAAATATCAGACATTTCTGGGTTTGGTGAAAACACTGGAATATCAGTTGTAACCCTAGCATTAAAGGGAGCCATGTCCAGTTTTAAAGTGTCAGATAACATAATCACCAATATTGTAAGTCAGGGTATAAATAGTACTTGTAAAGGCATATACTGTCTGCCAATGGGATTTGATGGAAATAACACCACTGAATCAGAAACTTTGTTAATCTCTAAAAATAAAATTACCAAACTAAAGTGTGAAGATGAAGGCGGGCAATGTCAAGGCTTATCCTACTTGCAATTAATTCAGGGAAATTCTTCTATTTCAGAAAATTACATATCTGAAATTGTAGGAAATACTATGGCAGCCGGAATTTTCGCTCTGGGAATAGACTACACCACATTCAAGTCTCAAATGACCATTAATCGAAACCAGATCACCGATATCATAGCAAACAATGCGACATCTGGAATCATGTCAGTGAACATGGGAGACATGTTCATCCTGCACAACAATATTTTCCATCTGTACAGTAATAATTCCAGGTTTATAACAACCCAACCTATTTTAAGCAACGCCACCATTATGGGGAATAATCTGGAAGGTACCGGTAAAGAAATAGGTATCTCGGTAAATGGTAATTCAACCATAAGCTACAACCGGATGGTGAACTTCCAGTATTACATTAAAAACATGGTTTTTCTTGAATTAGTTATGGAAATGTATCCATTCACAGATGAACAATTAAGGGATTACATCAAGTCTCAATATGAAGACATCACTGATGAACAGTTGGATGAAATAATAGCTGCCTTCCACAAATTGGTGGACTATATGA is a window from the Methanobacterium sp. genome containing:
- a CDS encoding tetratricopeptide repeat protein, producing MQVKGAHYYIEKGIETWLDRKNYFEAIKLFSQALELEPHNPDAHLLRGAVYVDVGDLQLALKDYNKALKYNPENIGLFFDKGTVLFYLGEYPKAIHSYEIFLKDEPHDVDALYFNGLAYHFLGKNKTAQKLIDKALGLIERSDDLYPDLCNAKGEILFDLKKYSNSISYFNKAVESDPTSFIALYNIGRAYYEMGKLDEALKYIDDALIIEPKEWDLLNYKGLILMDMGRKDEAIDIFDKIIQLHPMYFPAWYNKGVTLKQLKRTKEALEHFEEAIRLLLDKKPNITKGMCLKNL
- a CDS encoding metallophosphoesterase, producing MLIEPYWIETKEITIESDQIPSEFDGKRIVFVSDIHAGTSFDQNRVDSLVNQVNALKPDLILLGGDYVDGDSEYVQPTFKSLSKLKAPLGVYAVLGNKDPQYNTLEAIPQHGITYIGNKGTWIKKYGSRIRLGGVGDYNNGVQLPSYTTSVVSSQDFVILLTHNPDYFPLVDKSKVDLVFSGHTHGGQVTFFGMWAPTTHSVYGDKYRTGVIEEDGTTLIVSNGIGTTILPVRFFARPQIIVTTLKKSLN